In Rhodanobacter denitrificans, a single window of DNA contains:
- a CDS encoding CTP synthase, translated as MTPLIFVTGGVVSSLGKGIAAASLASILEARGLSVTMMKLDPYINVDPGTMSPFQHGEVYVTDDGAETDLDLGHYERFVRTRLTGKNSITTGKIYESVIRKERRGDYLGATVQVIPHITDEIKHCIHEATRGFDVALVEIGGTVGDIESLPFLEAIRQLRIEHGPEKVVFMHLTLVPYIKAAGEIKTKPTQHSVKELRSIGIQPDILLCRCEQPLPESERRKIALFTNVPEQAVISATDVDIIYKQPLYLHQQGLDDIVVKRLGLDAKPADLSEWQRTVDAVEHPKDEITVAIVGKYVEHKDAYKSLGEALRHGGIKQLTRVNLDWVDSEQVEAEGAAKVLGKADAILVPGGFGKRGFEGKVLAAKYAREHGVPYFGICYGMHAAVVDFARHVAGLADADSSENDRNTPNPVIALITEWTTAAGEVEQRSDRSDLGGTMRLGAQECRLKAGTLARELYGQDVVRERHRHRYEFNNRYRQPFEDLGLVISGKSMDDLLVEIVELPQQRHPWFLGCQAHPEFTSTPRDGHPLFIGFVRAAREFKAVRDGEKLARERVA; from the coding sequence ATGACCCCCCTGATTTTCGTCACCGGCGGTGTGGTGTCCTCGCTTGGCAAGGGCATTGCTGCGGCGTCGCTCGCTTCCATTCTCGAAGCGCGCGGCCTTTCGGTCACCATGATGAAGCTCGATCCCTATATCAACGTGGATCCGGGCACGATGAGTCCGTTCCAGCACGGCGAGGTCTACGTGACCGACGACGGCGCCGAGACCGACCTCGACCTCGGCCACTACGAGCGCTTCGTCCGTACCCGCCTGACCGGCAAGAACTCGATCACCACCGGCAAGATCTACGAGAGCGTGATCCGCAAGGAGCGCCGCGGCGATTACCTCGGTGCCACCGTGCAGGTGATCCCGCACATCACCGACGAGATCAAGCACTGCATCCACGAGGCCACCCGCGGCTTCGACGTGGCGCTGGTGGAGATCGGCGGCACGGTGGGCGACATCGAATCGCTGCCGTTCCTGGAGGCGATCCGCCAGCTGCGCATCGAGCACGGACCGGAGAAGGTGGTGTTCATGCACCTCACCCTGGTGCCGTACATCAAGGCCGCCGGCGAGATCAAGACCAAGCCGACCCAGCATTCGGTGAAGGAACTGCGCTCGATCGGCATCCAGCCGGACATCCTGCTGTGCCGCTGCGAGCAGCCGCTGCCCGAGAGCGAACGGCGCAAGATCGCACTGTTCACCAACGTGCCGGAGCAGGCGGTGATCAGCGCTACTGACGTGGACATCATCTACAAGCAGCCGCTGTACCTGCATCAGCAGGGCCTGGACGACATCGTGGTCAAGCGCCTCGGCCTGGACGCCAAGCCGGCCGACCTGTCCGAATGGCAGCGCACGGTCGATGCGGTGGAACATCCGAAGGACGAGATCACCGTCGCCATCGTCGGCAAGTACGTCGAGCACAAGGACGCCTACAAGTCGCTGGGCGAGGCGCTGCGCCACGGCGGCATCAAGCAGCTGACGCGGGTGAACCTGGACTGGGTCGACTCCGAGCAGGTCGAGGCCGAAGGCGCCGCCAAGGTGCTCGGCAAGGCCGACGCGATCCTGGTGCCCGGCGGCTTCGGCAAGCGCGGTTTCGAGGGCAAGGTGCTGGCCGCGAAGTACGCGCGCGAGCACGGCGTGCCGTACTTCGGCATCTGCTACGGCATGCACGCGGCGGTGGTGGATTTCGCCCGCCACGTGGCCGGCCTCGCCGATGCCGACTCCAGCGAGAACGACCGCAACACGCCGAACCCGGTGATCGCGCTGATCACCGAATGGACCACCGCGGCAGGCGAGGTCGAGCAGCGCAGCGACCGCTCCGACCTCGGCGGCACCATGCGCCTGGGCGCGCAGGAATGCCGCCTCAAGGCCGGCACGCTGGCACGCGAGCTGTACGGCCAGGACGTGGTGCGCGAACGCCATCGCCACCGCTACGAGTTCAACAACCGCTACCGCCAGCCGTTCGAGGACCTGGGCCTGGTGATCTCCGGCAAGTCGATGGACGACCTGCTGGTGGAAATCGTGGAGCTGCCGCAACAGCGGCATCCGTGGTTCCTCGGCTGCCAGGCGCACCCGGAGTTCACCTCGACCCCGCGCGACGGCCACCCGCTGTTCATCGGCTTCGTGCGCGCGGCGCGCGAGTTCAAGGCCGTGCGCGACGGCGAGAAGCTGGCCCGGGAGCGCGTGGCATGA
- a CDS encoding aminopeptidase P family protein — MNNPVLARLAALRAAMQQHGVAAVLVPSADPHLSEYLPAHWAAREWLSGFTGSAGTLIVSREQAGLWTDSRYFSQAEQQLAGSGIGLMKLRVPHTPEHLEWLQQHLHEGDVLAVAGDSVAATTQRQIERRLADSGATVRTDLDLPGAIWADRPALPQAPVVEHELAWACISRADKLAHLRKAMHRLGATHHLLSSLDDIAWLTNLRGSDVECNPVFLAHLLVQADHRATLFVGRAKLSDALVAKLAADGIGIADYASITSTLQELDAADRLLLDSGRVVSAIAAAIPSGVSRIEAANPSTAFKAVKSVAELDHIRDVMRRDGAALVRAFRRLEQRLAAGMTVTELDVDTLLHEERSAQPGWVGESFATIAGYQANGALPHYRATPESHVTLQAKGLLLVDSGGQYLGGTTDITRVLALGETTPEQRRDATLVLKGMIGLSRARFPKGASGPQLDALARAPLWASGMDYGHGTGHGVGYFLNVHEGPQSIRPPVAGGALVALEPGMISSIEPGLYKPGRHGIRHENLAVVVEADRTEFGEFLAFETLTMCPFDRRALEPGLLNPEERAWLDDYHASVRAALSPLLEAADLEWLSRHCAPL; from the coding sequence ATGAACAACCCCGTCCTCGCCCGTCTCGCCGCCCTGCGTGCGGCCATGCAGCAGCACGGCGTCGCTGCCGTGCTGGTTCCCAGCGCCGATCCGCACCTGTCCGAATACCTGCCCGCCCACTGGGCCGCGCGCGAATGGCTGTCCGGCTTCACCGGTTCGGCCGGCACCCTGATCGTCAGCCGCGAGCAGGCCGGGCTGTGGACCGACTCGCGCTACTTCTCGCAGGCCGAACAGCAGCTCGCCGGCAGCGGCATCGGCCTGATGAAGCTGCGCGTGCCGCACACGCCCGAGCATCTCGAGTGGCTGCAGCAGCATCTGCACGAGGGCGACGTGCTGGCCGTGGCCGGCGACAGCGTGGCCGCGACCACCCAGCGCCAGATCGAGCGCCGGCTTGCCGACAGCGGCGCCACGGTGCGCACCGACCTGGACCTGCCCGGCGCGATCTGGGCGGATCGCCCGGCCCTGCCGCAGGCGCCGGTGGTCGAACACGAGCTGGCCTGGGCCTGCATCTCGCGTGCCGACAAGCTGGCCCACCTGCGCAAGGCGATGCACAGGCTCGGCGCCACCCATCACCTGCTGTCCAGCCTCGACGACATCGCCTGGCTGACCAACCTGCGCGGCAGCGACGTGGAGTGCAACCCGGTGTTCCTGGCCCATCTGCTGGTCCAGGCGGACCACCGCGCCACCCTGTTCGTCGGCCGCGCCAAGCTGAGCGATGCGCTGGTCGCGAAACTGGCTGCCGACGGCATCGGCATCGCCGATTACGCCTCGATCACCTCGACCCTGCAGGAACTGGATGCTGCCGACCGCCTGCTGCTGGACAGCGGCCGGGTGGTCAGCGCGATCGCCGCGGCGATCCCGTCAGGCGTGAGCCGGATCGAGGCAGCCAATCCGAGCACCGCGTTCAAGGCGGTCAAGAGCGTCGCCGAACTCGACCACATCCGCGACGTGATGCGCCGCGACGGCGCCGCCCTGGTGCGCGCTTTCCGCCGGCTGGAACAGCGCCTCGCCGCCGGCATGACGGTGACCGAACTGGACGTCGACACCTTGCTGCACGAAGAACGCTCGGCCCAGCCGGGCTGGGTCGGCGAGAGCTTCGCCACCATCGCCGGCTACCAGGCGAACGGCGCGCTGCCGCACTACCGCGCCACGCCGGAATCGCACGTCACGCTGCAGGCGAAGGGCCTGCTGCTGGTCGACTCGGGCGGCCAGTACCTCGGCGGCACCACCGACATCACCCGCGTGCTGGCGTTGGGCGAGACCACGCCGGAACAGCGCCGCGACGCCACGCTGGTGCTGAAGGGCATGATCGGGCTGTCGCGCGCCCGCTTTCCGAAGGGCGCCAGCGGCCCGCAGTTGGATGCACTGGCGCGCGCGCCGCTGTGGGCCAGCGGCATGGACTACGGCCACGGCACCGGCCACGGCGTGGGCTACTTCCTCAACGTGCACGAGGGCCCGCAGTCGATCCGCCCGCCGGTCGCCGGCGGCGCGCTGGTGGCGCTGGAACCGGGCATGATCAGCTCGATCGAGCCGGGCCTGTACAAGCCCGGCCGGCACGGCATCCGCCACGAGAACCTGGCCGTGGTGGTCGAAGCCGACCGCACCGAGTTCGGCGAATTCCTCGCCTTCGAGACGCTGACGATGTGCCCGTTCGACCGCCGCGCGCTGGAACCGGGCCTGCTCAACCCGGAGGAACGTGCCTGGCTGGACGACTACCACGCCAGCGTGCGCGCCGCGCTCAGCCCGCTGCTGGAGGCCGCCGACCTGGAGTGGCTGAGCCGCCACTGCGCGCCGCTGTAG
- a CDS encoding PLP-dependent cysteine synthase family protein: protein MATRFTTVSDSILDAVGDTPLLEIEGVYAKIEFLNPSGSIKARIAKYMIERAEQEGLLKPGDTIVEATSGNTGNALSMVAAVKGYRMLVVMPEGLSSERVAISRAYGADVLFCGNFHVNEALVRAQRLGQQAGYFCPSQFESEWNVEENRLILGPEILAQLPPGRVPDALVLGVGTGGTLIGVGQAFREVNPNVRLFAMEPSESCTILCGEIAAHTIEGISDGFVPGIFQRHAGLVNEVLNVSSTDAVSEMKRLARSYGLFCGPSSGAHLLAAKRIRQNFPELKTVVTVFCDEGEKYLHEYFMQPAAVDVGATHFR from the coding sequence ATGGCCACGCGCTTCACCACGGTATCGGACAGCATCCTCGACGCGGTCGGCGACACCCCGTTACTGGAGATCGAGGGCGTCTACGCGAAGATCGAGTTCCTCAATCCTTCCGGCTCGATCAAGGCGCGCATCGCCAAGTACATGATCGAGCGGGCGGAGCAGGAAGGTTTGCTCAAGCCCGGCGACACCATCGTGGAAGCGACCAGCGGCAACACCGGCAACGCGCTGTCGATGGTGGCGGCGGTGAAGGGCTACCGCATGCTGGTGGTGATGCCCGAGGGCCTGTCCAGCGAGCGCGTGGCGATCTCGCGGGCCTACGGCGCGGACGTGCTGTTCTGCGGCAATTTCCATGTCAACGAGGCGCTGGTGCGCGCGCAGCGGCTCGGCCAGCAGGCCGGCTACTTCTGCCCCAGCCAGTTCGAGTCGGAATGGAACGTGGAGGAGAACCGGCTGATCCTCGGCCCGGAAATCCTGGCCCAGCTGCCGCCGGGCCGCGTGCCCGATGCGCTGGTGCTGGGCGTCGGCACTGGCGGCACGCTGATCGGCGTGGGCCAGGCATTCCGCGAGGTCAATCCGAATGTGCGGTTGTTCGCGATGGAGCCGTCCGAATCGTGCACGATCCTGTGCGGCGAGATTGCCGCGCACACCATCGAAGGCATTTCCGACGGCTTCGTGCCGGGCATCTTCCAGCGCCACGCGGGGCTGGTGAACGAGGTGCTGAACGTCTCCAGCACCGATGCCGTAAGCGAGATGAAGCGGCTGGCGCGCAGCTACGGGCTGTTCTGCGGACCGAGTTCCGGCGCGCACCTGCTCGCCGCCAAGCGCATCCGGCAGAATTTCCCGGAACTGAAGACGGTGGTGACGGTGTTCTGCGACGAGGGCGAAAAGTACCTGCACGAGTACTTTATGCAGCCTGCCGCTGTCGACGTGGGCGCCACGCACTTTCGCTGA
- a CDS encoding carboxymuconolactone decarboxylase family protein, with amino-acid sequence MDTTIYPPATAELARKRRELAPAPLDAFKAFSAAVFADGALPAVTKQLIAVAVAHVTQCPYCIKGHTAGALKQGASEQQIMEAIWVAAEMRAGGAYAHSALALDTMRHAHEAA; translated from the coding sequence ATGGACACGACGATATACCCGCCGGCGACGGCGGAACTGGCGCGCAAGCGCCGCGAACTGGCGCCTGCGCCGCTGGATGCGTTCAAGGCGTTCAGCGCCGCGGTGTTCGCCGACGGCGCGCTGCCGGCGGTCACCAAGCAGCTGATCGCGGTGGCGGTGGCGCACGTCACCCAGTGCCCGTACTGCATCAAGGGACATACCGCCGGCGCCTTGAAGCAGGGCGCCAGCGAGCAGCAGATCATGGAGGCGATCTGGGTCGCCGCCGAGATGCGCGCGGGCGGCGCCTACGCCCATTCCGCGCTGGCGCTGGACACGATGCGTCACGCGCACGAGGCCGCCTGA
- the lipA gene encoding lipoyl synthase: protein MSSSHSIPDGSKYVSAQGTRAVKGGQKPNAHSHEPDVSRKPPWLRVKLPSGARYEEVADIVRTHQLNTVCAESKCPNIAECWGSGTATLMLMGSVCTRACKFCSVSTGNPNGWLDPLEPAKVADAVALMGLKYVVLTSVDRDDLADGGAAHYAACVKAIHLRSPDTAVEALTPDFAGNHASVATVLDAGLATYAQNLETVRRLTHPVRDPRAGYEQTLGVLAFAKRHAPKTLTKTSLMLGLGETDAEVEQALDDMRAAHVDVVTLGQYMRPSPHHLPVERFVTPDEFRDYRKLALGKGFLEAVAGPLVRSSYRAERVLEHNNLGL from the coding sequence ATGTCCAGCAGTCACTCCATCCCCGATGGCAGCAAGTACGTCAGTGCGCAGGGCACCCGCGCGGTCAAGGGCGGCCAGAAGCCCAATGCGCACAGCCATGAGCCCGACGTCAGCCGCAAGCCGCCGTGGCTGCGCGTGAAGCTGCCCAGCGGCGCGCGTTACGAGGAAGTGGCCGACATCGTGCGCACGCACCAGCTCAACACCGTGTGCGCCGAATCCAAGTGCCCCAACATCGCCGAGTGCTGGGGCAGCGGCACCGCCACGCTGATGCTGATGGGCTCAGTGTGCACGCGCGCGTGCAAGTTCTGCTCGGTCTCCACCGGCAACCCGAACGGCTGGCTCGACCCGCTGGAACCGGCCAAGGTGGCCGATGCGGTGGCGCTGATGGGGCTGAAGTACGTGGTGCTCACCTCGGTGGATCGCGACGACCTGGCGGACGGCGGTGCCGCCCACTACGCCGCCTGCGTGAAGGCCATCCACCTGCGCTCGCCCGATACCGCGGTGGAGGCGCTCACGCCCGATTTCGCCGGCAACCATGCCAGCGTCGCCACAGTGCTCGACGCCGGCCTGGCCACCTACGCGCAAAACCTGGAAACCGTGCGCCGCCTCACCCATCCGGTGCGCGATCCGCGCGCAGGCTACGAGCAGACCCTGGGCGTGCTGGCGTTCGCCAAGCGCCACGCGCCCAAGACGCTCACCAAGACCAGCCTGATGCTGGGCCTGGGCGAAACCGACGCCGAGGTCGAGCAGGCGCTGGACGACATGCGCGCCGCCCACGTGGACGTGGTCACCCTGGGCCAGTACATGCGGCCCAGCCCGCACCACCTGCCGGTGGAGCGCTTCGTCACGCCGGACGAGTTCCGCGATTATCGCAAGCTGGCGCTCGGCAAGGGTTTTCTGGAGGCGGTCGCAGGACCGCTGGTTCGTTCGAGTTATCGCGCCGAACGCGTGCTGGAGCACAACAATCTGGGGCTGTGA
- a CDS encoding putative bifunctional diguanylate cyclase/phosphodiesterase — MLQQPLSRRMLPLAYALVVMLATILGLTWFALQTQVTLAGFLNSESVWSKAQKQAVIALDAYAVTGSPADLAGFWQNYSVLDSDRLARDEIASGSFDQEVVDRAFVHGNVMPTAKPGMIFVLEHFSGAPYLRDALAAWRSSDAEIAQLASIAKELEHTHAAGASSAEQAAIQRGRIHALNDSIEPKANRFSLEIARGTTWMGHMLFIGVLSAACIAVLLWLDMARRTLVSIRGSEERYRLLFDSAADAIVMVDEASGRILDVNRTASAWTGRSADELVGDRFVHLFTQSMAGQQTGRAAANVLLGAKGQTRPVETQTSLVNWGSQPVRQAIIRDISERVAMERERRIAAEALASIAEGVIIADAGRLVISTNAAHAELTGFTSQALQGRRLDDTRRLPGGQPLPRSIWDSVAAGHNWMGEVVSLRSDGSSYPEHLSLSTIRDADDQVVYYVAVLTDIHEAKANQHRLEQMARHDPLTGLVNRAEFERHCAEAIAVAERERLAAVVLFIDLDAFKIVNDSYSHAIGDRLLVKVAERIRRQLSEGDVAGRIGGDEFTVLIPRLILREDARAIVSRLLASLSEPLLVDDYEIVLSASIGVAGYPLDGDNALALIANADAAMYAAKTEERNAFRFYTPMMHADTRRRLQLAAELRQALARNEFHLVFQPSVELRSGRIVAVEALLRWQHPERGEVLPAEFIPVAESLGLIRRIDEWVMQTTCAQIQAWDLAGVPPIRVAVNISARWFGHPAFVDGVSRNLQSRRLAPGRLLLEITESAMLRLGDDIERTMQTLHTLGIAVAIDDFGTGYSSMAYLKLPAVTCLKIDRSFVTGLPGDGNDAAITVAMLAMAKSLGLITIAEGIETEAQHEFLLRSGCIEGQGYLYSYPLRPEEVQRLLCPSQPSVPMRLKLVPPKRS, encoded by the coding sequence ATGTTGCAGCAACCTTTGTCCCGACGCATGTTGCCGCTGGCCTACGCGCTGGTGGTGATGTTGGCCACGATCCTCGGGCTGACATGGTTTGCCCTGCAGACCCAGGTCACTCTCGCTGGATTTCTCAACAGCGAGAGTGTCTGGTCCAAGGCCCAGAAGCAGGCGGTGATCGCCCTGGATGCCTATGCAGTCACCGGCAGCCCCGCCGATCTTGCCGGGTTCTGGCAAAACTACTCTGTCCTCGATTCGGATCGGTTGGCGCGCGACGAGATCGCGTCGGGAAGTTTCGACCAGGAAGTGGTGGACAGGGCCTTTGTCCATGGCAACGTCATGCCGACGGCGAAGCCCGGCATGATTTTCGTGCTGGAGCACTTCTCCGGAGCACCTTATTTGCGTGACGCACTGGCAGCGTGGCGCTCCAGTGATGCGGAGATTGCCCAGCTAGCCTCGATTGCCAAGGAGCTGGAACACACGCATGCCGCCGGAGCCTCTTCGGCTGAACAGGCAGCCATCCAGCGTGGCCGCATTCATGCCCTGAATGATTCGATCGAGCCGAAGGCCAACCGGTTTTCGCTCGAAATCGCCCGTGGCACGACGTGGATGGGGCATATGCTGTTCATTGGCGTGTTGAGTGCCGCCTGCATTGCCGTTCTGCTGTGGCTGGACATGGCGCGCCGCACGCTGGTCAGCATCCGCGGCAGCGAGGAGCGCTATCGCCTGCTGTTCGACAGCGCCGCCGATGCGATCGTGATGGTCGACGAGGCCAGCGGACGGATCCTGGACGTCAACCGCACCGCTTCGGCGTGGACCGGGCGCAGCGCGGACGAGCTGGTCGGCGACCGCTTCGTGCACCTGTTCACGCAGTCCATGGCGGGGCAGCAGACCGGGCGGGCCGCCGCCAACGTGCTGCTCGGGGCCAAGGGTCAGACCCGTCCGGTGGAAACGCAGACCAGCCTGGTCAACTGGGGCAGCCAGCCGGTGCGTCAGGCGATCATCCGCGACATTTCCGAGCGGGTGGCGATGGAGCGCGAGCGCCGGATCGCCGCCGAGGCGCTGGCCAGCATCGCCGAAGGCGTGATCATCGCCGATGCCGGGCGGCTGGTGATCTCGACCAATGCGGCGCATGCCGAGCTGACCGGTTTCACCAGCCAGGCGCTGCAGGGCAGGCGCCTCGACGACACCCGTCGCCTGCCCGGTGGCCAGCCGCTGCCGCGGTCGATCTGGGACAGCGTGGCCGCCGGCCACAACTGGATGGGCGAGGTCGTGAGTCTGCGCAGCGACGGCAGCAGCTATCCCGAGCACCTCAGCCTCAGCACGATCCGCGATGCCGACGACCAGGTGGTCTACTACGTCGCCGTGCTCACCGACATCCACGAGGCGAAGGCGAACCAGCATCGGCTGGAGCAGATGGCGCGGCACGACCCGCTGACCGGCCTGGTCAACCGGGCGGAGTTCGAACGGCATTGCGCCGAGGCGATCGCGGTGGCCGAACGCGAGCGGCTGGCGGCGGTGGTGCTGTTCATCGACCTGGATGCATTCAAGATCGTCAACGACAGCTACAGCCACGCGATCGGCGACCGCCTGCTGGTCAAGGTGGCCGAAAGGATCCGCCGGCAACTGTCCGAGGGCGACGTGGCCGGGCGCATCGGCGGCGACGAGTTCACCGTGCTGATCCCGCGGCTGATCCTGCGCGAGGACGCGCGGGCGATCGTCAGCCGGCTGCTGGCCAGCCTGTCCGAGCCGCTGCTGGTGGACGATTACGAGATCGTGCTGAGCGCCAGCATCGGCGTGGCCGGCTATCCGCTGGACGGCGACAACGCGCTGGCGTTGATCGCGAACGCCGACGCGGCGATGTACGCGGCAAAGACCGAGGAGCGCAATGCGTTCCGCTTCTACACGCCGATGATGCACGCCGATACCCGCCGGCGCCTGCAGCTGGCGGCCGAGTTGCGCCAGGCGCTGGCGCGCAACGAATTCCATCTGGTGTTCCAGCCCAGCGTCGAGCTGCGCAGCGGCCGCATCGTGGCGGTGGAGGCGTTGCTGCGCTGGCAGCATCCGGAACGCGGCGAGGTACTGCCGGCCGAGTTCATCCCGGTGGCCGAAAGCCTGGGCCTGATCCGCCGCATCGACGAGTGGGTGATGCAGACCACCTGCGCCCAGATCCAGGCCTGGGACCTGGCCGGCGTGCCGCCGATCCGCGTGGCGGTGAACATCTCGGCGCGCTGGTTCGGCCACCCGGCCTTCGTCGACGGGGTCAGCCGCAACCTGCAGTCGCGGCGGCTGGCGCCCGGACGATTGCTGCTGGAGATCACCGAGAGCGCAATGCTGCGGTTGGGCGACGACATCGAGCGCACCATGCAGACCCTGCACACGCTCGGCATCGCGGTGGCGATCGACGATTTCGGCACCGGTTATTCCTCGATGGCATACCTGAAACTGCCGGCGGTGACCTGCCTGAAGATCGACCGCTCCTTCGTCACCGGCCTGCCGGGCGACGGCAACGACGCGGCGATCACCGTGGCGATGCTGGCGATGGCGAAAAGCCTTGGTCTGATCACGATCGCCGAGGGCATCGAGACCGAGGCGCAGCATGAGTTCCTGCTGCGCAGCGGTTGCATCGAGGGGCAGGGCTATCTGTATTCCTACCCGTTGCGGCCCGAGGAAGTGCAGCGCCTGCTGTGCCCGAGCCAGCCGTCGGTGCCGATGCGGCTGAAGCTGGTGCCGCCCAAACGCAGTTGA
- a CDS encoding TenA family transcriptional regulator, which produces MHTRFERTGPLTELSSYPQWAQDMVVDCESTKQSVLDHELWAMMREVRLDHASTANFMVGVWPFIERFPSFMALNLLKTRYGRSLGDDVARRWLVRNIRVEQNHAEYWLAWAEGSGVPRDDVLNARPPHGTQTLANWCEEISANGTLAAGMIATNYAIEGVTGEWSRPIYESTAYAESFPPRIRTGSLRWLQLHAAYDDIHPWEALEIVCTLLGMTPKADEVAHLGECVRRSYTSMRIVGDLCMQTHRPSTWMKEAAA; this is translated from the coding sequence ATGCATACTCGTTTTGAGCGTACCGGCCCCCTGACCGAACTGAGCAGCTATCCGCAGTGGGCGCAAGATATGGTGGTTGACTGCGAAAGCACCAAGCAGAGCGTGCTGGATCACGAGCTGTGGGCGATGATGCGGGAGGTTCGGCTTGATCACGCTTCCACCGCCAATTTCATGGTGGGGGTCTGGCCGTTCATCGAGCGCTTCCCGAGCTTCATGGCACTGAATCTGCTGAAAACCCGCTACGGGCGCAGTCTTGGCGACGACGTGGCGCGTCGCTGGCTGGTGCGCAACATACGGGTCGAACAGAATCATGCCGAGTACTGGCTTGCCTGGGCCGAGGGCTCCGGTGTGCCTCGTGACGACGTGCTGAACGCGCGGCCCCCGCATGGCACTCAGACGCTGGCCAACTGGTGCGAGGAAATCAGTGCCAACGGAACCCTGGCTGCGGGCATGATCGCCACCAACTATGCCATCGAGGGCGTCACCGGCGAGTGGTCGCGGCCCATCTATGAGAGCACCGCTTATGCCGAGAGCTTTCCCCCCAGGATCAGGACGGGCAGCCTGCGTTGGCTCCAGCTGCACGCGGCCTACGACGACATCCACCCCTGGGAGGCACTGGAAATTGTCTGCACATTGCTGGGCATGACGCCCAAGGCTGACGAAGTGGCTCATCTGGGTGAGTGCGTCCGCAGAAGCTATACAAGCATGCGCATCGTCGGCGACCTCTGCATGCAGACGCATCGGCCGTCCACATGGATGAAGGAAGCGGCTGCCTGA